GTGACTGCTGGGTGCCGCGCATGACCACCGCGAAGATGTCGCGACCGACTTCGTCCTGGCCGAACGGATGCTCGAGGCTCGGCGCGGTGCGGTTCACGACCGCTGGGAGCTCGTTCCACGTGTAGGGCCACCAACCCGGCACCCGCCAGTTGCCGATGGTGAGGCCTACAGACGACAGCGAGAGCAGCACGATCCCGGCGAGGACGATCATCGCGATGACCGCTCCGCGGTGACGGAAGAACCGACGCCGAACGATCTGCCCCTGGCTGAGGCCTGCAACAGCCTTCATCTCGAGGTTGGTTTGCGTGTCGGTGATACCCGGCTCGCTGTGCGTGGGCTCGGGGGGTGGGTTGAGCGTGGTCATTACGAAATCCGGATTCTGGGGTCAAGCGCCGCGTAGACGAGGTCGGCGATCAGGTTGAACACGACTGCCAGGGTGCCGGTGACGAGGAAGAACGCCATCACCGGGTTCGGGTCGACATGCTCGAGACCGTTCTGGAACAGCGCTCCCATGCCGGTCCAGGCGAACACCCGCTCCGTGATGACAGCACCGCCGATGAGGGCACCGATGTCGAACGCGATGATCGTGGCAATCGGGATGAGGGCGTTGCGGAAGGCGTGACGCACCATCACGGTGCGCTCGGTGAGGCCCTTCGCCCGTGCCGTGCGGATGTAGTCCTGGTTCAGCACCTCGAGCATGCTCGAGCGGGTGTAGCGGGTGTAAGCGGCGACCGACACCAGGATCAGCGCGATCGTGGGCAACAGCAGGTGGGTGAACGTGTCAACACCCTGCACCCAGAAGTTGCCGCCGAGGTTCGGTGTCGCCGAGCCGATGGTCGCGATCGGGCGGCCACGCACTCGACTGGAGTTCGAGTAGGCCTCCCAGTACGACATGTACTCGTCGAGCGCAATGACCATTGCGATGATGACGCCGACGATGATGGCGGTGCGCACCGATTGCCAGCGGTCGTGGCCGCCCCAGAACCATCCGACCAGTCCACTGACGACGACGGTGGCGACAGCGAGGCCGAGGAACAACGGCAGGCTCATGCCGACGAAGACGAACTGCAACGGGTAGTACAGTGCCAGCGCGATCGCCGCGACCGTCAGGGACGAGTACAGCGCCTTGCGGTTTCGCAGACCGGTTGACACCGCGGTGATCCCGAAGGCCGCACCAACAGCGGTCAGCCCAATGCCGACGATGCCAATCGATGGCTGGCGGAACCAATCGGTGACGCTGATGTAGACGAGTACCCCGGCGGTGGCGACTGCCGCGATACCGAACACCATCAGTCGCTTTCGAGCATTTCCCCCAAGCATTGACATCCAGATGATGCCGCCGAGAAGGGCGAGCCCCGCGATCAGCCAGGCCGGGATGACCGGATCTCGCAGGAAGTCATTGAAGCCGATCGCGATGTACTGCTTGAGCAGCACGGCGACCCAGAAGATCGGAAGCGAGAAGAACAGGAAGGCGAGGAAGGTGACGGAGTAGTCGTAGCCGCTGTACTGGCGAAGCGCCGTGGTGATTCCGACGATCACGCCGACAACGATCGCGATGATCGCGGCGATGGTGACGAGCTGCAGCGTCTGACCGAATGCCTGCGAGAGCAAGGTGATGACCGGCTGGCCCTGCACGTTGACACCCAGGTCGCATTGGCCGATGAAGCACTGGCCGACACCCGCGAGCCAGATGAAATATCGCAGATACGGGGGGACGTCGAGGTGGAGCAGATCGATGCGCCGCTCGATGAGCTGGGCGGCGTTGGGAGCGGTGCTTGCTCGCAGATCCTCAAGCGGATCTCCTGACAACGCTGTCAGGAGGTACATGAGGTACGTGGCTGCGAGGAGCACGAAGAATGAGGCGATGAGACGCCGAATGATGAATGTGGCCATGGGCGGACCTTCTATGAACAGGGATCGGTAGTTGGGAGGGCTTGCGCCCTCCCAACTACCTTTCGGATCGCTTGAGAGTCAGAGGATCTGACTACTCAGAGCGTTCCCACTCCCAGGTGTTCCAGAAGATGGTCGGCGACAGGATCGACGGGTCGACCCCAACCAGGCTGCTGCTGTACGCAGTGACCGACGGGAACTGGAAGATCGTGACACCGTAGGCGTCAGCCCACAGGTGCTTGTCAACTTCCTGCAGCAGTTCGATCTGCTTCTTAGCGTCGAACTCGGTGTTCAGCTCGTCGAGCAGAGCGGTGACCTCATCGTTGTTGTAGTAGTTGAGGTTGTTGAGTCCGTCCGGAACGTAGTTCGCGCGCGGCTCGGTCACACCGAGACCGGTCGACTGCCATCCGAACAGCGAGGCGTCGTAGGCACCGGGGGTGCCCAGCAGGCCGCCCCACGCCTCGGCGCCACAGTCGGTGACGTTGAAGCCTGCCTGGCCTGCGGACGCCTGGATGAGCGAGAACTCGTTCACGCGACGCGGGTTGTTCGAGGCGTACAGGATGCAGACCTCGGGGCTGGTCACGCCAGCCTCGGCGAGCAGGGCCTTGGCACCCTCGATGTCGACCTCTGCATACGCGGCCGATCCGTTGTTCGCGACGGACTCGTCATAGCCCTCTGCACCCGGAACGAAGATCTGCGAGTCGCGCAGCGTGGCGTCGTCACCGATGATCGGCTTGATCAGGGTGTCGAGGATCTGCTGACGCGGGATCGTCTTGAGGAAGGCCTCACGGATCTTCGGGTCATCGAAGTGACCGCTCTTCGACTGGTCGAACTGCAGGTCAACATGCTCGTAGGTGCCCTCGAGACCGGTGAGGATCTCGATGTCGTCGATCGGCTCGAGCGCCTTCACGACGTCGGTGGTCGCCTGAGGCGAGATGATGTCGACTTCACCGTTCTCGAGCGCGGTGACCGCGGCGAGCGGGTCAGGGATGACGCGAACCGTGATCTCTTCGACCTTCGGCTGCTTGTCACCCTTGTACTCGGGGTTCGCCTTGAGGGTCACGAACTGGTCGGCCACGAACTCGGTGATCATGTACGGTCCGGTGGACAGCACGAGGTCGGTGTCGTCGGGCATCTCGGTGAAGTTGAAGATCGTGTTCCATGCGTTGGAGATCTTCGCGAGCGCTGCCTGGTCGTCGCCCTCGATGGCGTCGATGATGGCCTGCTTGCCCTCTTCAGCGTCCTCGATCTCGAGCGCGTACTTGGCAACAACGTGGGCCGGCAGGATCTGACCGGCAGTGCCGAACACGATCTCCCAGTCGACGAACGGCTCGTCGTAGCTGAGGGTGACGCTCTTGCCGTCGTCGCCGACCTCGGGAACCTCGGTGACGAGGTCGAGCCCGGTTCCACCGCCGTCGAAGTAGACCTGGTCCTCAGGGAAGTCCTCGGTCACCTCACCGGTCTCCGGGTCAAGGAACTCGGAGGGGTCGAAGTCCGCGTCGTTGAACGCGTTCGACTGCGATGCCCAGTTGAGCAGCAGGTCAGCAGCGTCAACCTTGGTGCCGTCCGACCAAGTGGCGGTGTCGGCGAGGGTGTACTTCACCTGCTGCGGGTCTTCGGACACCAGTTCGTAGGTACCGAACGACTCGTCCTGAACGAACTTCGGGGTGTTGTCGTAGTAGCCGAAGCTCGACATCGTCTGCGAGATGATGATCTGGTTCGCCGTGGCGTTACCAAACGATGTGTTGCTGTTGTACGAGTAGAACGCCTGGTTCCAGGCGGCCGTGACGCTTGTACCCTCGTCGAGTCCAGATTCTGCTTCCGGGGTGGAGCAGCCAGACAGGATGAGTGCACCAACGCCGACCGTGGCGATGCCCGCCGCGATGCGCTTGATTCTCAATTTTCCTCCTGTGCAAGGTGTCGCAGCAGGACGAGTCCTAGCGTCACTGCTACTTGAATAGGTACGACATTAGGCAGGCGTCGTCACCCTCGGCAAACTGTAGGGCCAAAAGTTACACGGATGAAACACCGAAACGGGAATGTTGTGGACTACGCACAAATAGTTCGTGGAAGCGTTGCCATCGCAGGATTCCTGCGACAAAGCCCGAATAATCCGCGCGGCCGTGCATCCGGGGCCAGCCTGAACCGGTCTCACGACCGGGTGGGATCCATCGAGGATGTACCCCATCACTCGGCACGTCGGCGGCCGCGTTGACCCTGGGTGAGCGCGTCCGGCTCACACGCTTCAGACCCCGAGTTGGATGCCGGCGCCCGGAATCGCGTCCAGCAATTCGCGGGTGTACTCCTGCTTCGGGTTGTCGAATACCTCATCGGTGGTGGCGGATTCGACGATCTTGCCCTTCGACATCACGCTCACCCGGTCGGCGATGATCCGGACGACCGCGAGGTCGTGGGTGATGAAGAGGTAGGTGAGGTCGAGTTCTGCCTGGAGCTCAGCCAGGAGCTTGAGAATCTGGGCTTGCACGAGCACGTCCAGGGCGGAGACGGCTTCGTCGAGCACCACGATCTCGGGCTTCAGCGCCAGCGCACGGGCGATTGCGACCCGCTGCCGCTGGCCGCCGGAGAGCTCGTTGGGGTATCGCGTCGCGATCGCCTGCGGTAGTGCGACTTGCTCGAGCAACTCCGAGACCCGCTCGCGCCGGGCTCGCCGGTCGCCGACACCGTGGGTGTGCAGCGGCTCGGCGATGGTGTTCCCGATGTTTCGGAGTGGGTCCAGCGAGCCGTAGGGGTCCTGGAAGACCGGCTGCATCCTGCGTCGAAGCCCGAAAAGCTGCTTTCGGTTCATCCCCGCGATGTCGGTGCCGCCGATCCTGATAGATCCGGAGGTCACGGTCTCAAGCTTGAGCACCATCCTGGCCACCGTGGTCTTGCCCGATCCCGACTCCCCCACGAGCGCCATCGTGGTGCCCTTGGCGATGGAGAAAGAAACATCGTCGACGGCTTTGAACTGCCGCGCTCCGCCCTTTACACCGCGGATTGTGAAGACCTTGGTGAGGTTGTCGACGGCGATCGCCTGTTCCTCGTGCTCAGCCGTGGCCTGCTGCTCGACCCGCTCTTCCGCGGCCACGATCAGGTCCAGGCCCTCAGCCGCGGCCGGTGCGTCGTACACAAGTTCGCTGAGCTGATGCGTTGACGCCTGGATGCGGCGGGAGGCCAGACTCGGTGCCGCGGCAACCAGACGCTGGGTGTATGGATGCTGCGGATACTGGAGCAGCTCGACCGACGGTCCCGACTCGACGATCTGTCCGCGGTACATCACGACGATCTGCTCGGCACGCTCGGCGGCGAGTCCGAGATCGTGCGTGATGAACAGCACTGCGGTGCCCTGCTCAGCTGTGAGCGTTTCCAGGTGGTCAAGGATCTTCCGCTGCACCGTGACGTCGAGAGCGCTCGTCGGCTCGTCGGCGATGAGCAGCTTCGGCCCCGCGGACAACCCGATCCCGATCAGCACGCGTTGCCGCATGCCGCCGGAGAACTGGTGCGGGAACTGCTTGAGTCGGGATGCGGCATCCGAGAGGCCGGCCTGCTGCAGTACCTCAATCGCGCGCTGCTTGACCTCGCGTCTGGTGGTGGCGATCCCATTGACGCGGATGGCCTCCTCGACCTGGAATCCGACGCTCCATACCGGGTTCAGGTTGACCATCGGGTCTTGCGGCACGAAGCCGATGAGCGACCCTCGCACATCCGCGATCTCGTCCTGGGGAAGGGCGGCAAGATCCCGGCCCTCGAAGAACACCTGACCGGCGGTGATGCGTCCCGTTCCGGGAAGCAGGTTGATGATCGCGTGAGCGGTCGTCGACTTGCCCGATCCTGACTCGCCGACAATCGCAAGAGTCTGTCCCGGCATGATCCTCAGGTTGACGCCATTGACAGCCTTCACCAGTCCGTCCTGGGTCTGAAATCCGACGTGAAGGTCGCGGACGTCGAGCAGCGGCTGCATCATCGCTGTGCCCGCGCCTTCGGGTCGAGGGCATCACGGATGAGTTCGCCGAGCATGATGAACGCGAACACGGTGATCGATAGGGCGAGCGAGGGCCAGAACAGCGTCTGCGGCGCGGTGCGAATGTCGAACTGCGCCTGGCTGATGTCGTTCCCCCACGACATCGTGGAGGTCGGCAAGCCGACCCCGAGGAATGACAGCGTCGCCTCGGCGACGATCGCGGCGGCAAGGGAGATCGTTGTGATCACGATGACGGGCGCAATGGAGTTGGGCAGCACATGCCGCAGCAGGATGCGGAATCGTGACACGCCGAGTGCCTCGGAAGCCATCACGAACTCCGAGGATCTGACACGAAGGATCTCTGATCTGAGTACGCGCGCGGTGGAAGGCCAGGCGAACGCGCCGATCGCGAGAGAAATGACCCAGACGTTGCGGTAGGCGCTGAACACCGACATGACGACGACCGCCGCGAGGATGTAGGGAATTGAGAAGAAGATGTCGCCGACGCGCGACAGCACGGAGTCGATCCAGCCGCCGTAGAACCCTGCGAGCGCGCCGAAGACGATGCCGAGCACCGTGGTCAGGACGATCACGATGATGCCGACCGATAGCGAGGTTCCCGCACCGTGCAGGATCCTCGAGTACACATCGCACCCCTGTTTGGTGAATCCGAGCGGGTGTCCTTCGGTCGGCCCACCGTTGCTGTTCGAGAGCTGGCAGTCGTTGTTCGGCGGCACATCAGTGAACAGGGTCGGGAACAGGGCAACGACGGTTATCAGGACGATCAGGGCACTCGAGATCCAGAACATGGGCCGTCGTCGCAGATCGCGCCATGCATCGATCCAGAGGTTGCTGGTCCTCTCGGCAACTCGAACCCTGTCGATGGCGACCAGCGGAGTCTCCTCCAGGGGAGCGACGTAGTGCTGTGGGCTCAGCGTGATGGGGCGGTCACTTGACATAGCGGATCCTCGGATCGAGCACGGCGTAGAGGAGGTCAACCAGGATGTTGACGACGAGATAGATGAGCACCATGACCGTCACGAACGTGACAACGGTTGGTCCCTCTCCGCGGATGATGGCCTGGTACAGCGTGCGGCCGACTCCCGGCACATTGAAGATGCCCTCGGTAACGGTCGCACCAACCAGAAGCACACCGAAATCCGTGGCGATGAAGGTGGTGACGGGGATCAGCGAGTTGCGCAGGATGTGGACCGGAATGATCCGTCTTCGCGAGAGGCCCTTGGCGTACGCGGTTCTCACGAAGTCCAGGCCCCCGGTCTCGATGACCGATGACCTCGTCAATCTGACGATCTGGGCGAAGCTCGCCGTCGCGAGCACGAGCGCGGGCAGGATCAGATCCTGAATGGGTGCGCCCTGCCCCACCGTGGCGCGAGCCCAGCCCAGCTGGATCGCGAACACGTACTGGAAGACGAACGCGATCACGAAGATCGGCAGCGAGATCAGGATGAGGCTTACCACCAGGGCGGACGAGTCGAACAGCTTGCCCTTGCGGATCCCCGAGATCAGGCCGACCAAAAGACCCGCGACTGTCTGGAAGAGCAGGGCGAGGATGGCGAGCCTGATGGTCACCGGGAAGGTTCGCGCGAGGATCTCTGACGTCGGCTCGCCCGAGAACGACGTCCCGAAGTCACCCGTGAGGATTCCGGTCAGGTAGTACCAGTACTGCACGATGAACGGCTCGTTCAAGTGGTACTGCTCACGCAATTGTTCAAGCAGCGCCGGGTTGGGCGCCCGGTCACCGAACAGAGCGAGCAGAGGGTCGCCCGGCATAGCGAAGACCATGAAATAGATCAGGAACGTCGTGCCGATCAGCACGGGGATTGCCTGCAATATTCGCCACACGATGTACCGGGCCATCGATTACACCCTCTGTCAGTGCTGTGGTGCTGTCAGTGCTGTGATTGCAAGTTGCGGACGAGAGAGCGGCGGCTGTACGAGCCGCCGCCCTCGCGCGGTTTGAGCGTTACTCCTTGGTGATTTCGTGGTAGAGCGGAACCGAGTTCCAACCGAAGGACACGTTGCTCACGCCCTCGGCCCATCCGCCGTTCACATTCGAGTACCAGAGCGGGATGGCCGGCAGGTCCTCGAGAAGGATCTCTTGTGCCTGCTGGAAGAGCCCGTTCGCTTCCTCGATGTCGGTCGACTGGGAACCCTCGTCGAGCAAGGCGTCAACCTCAGGGTTCGAGTAGTCGCCGTCATTTCCGCTGCCATTCGTTGCGTACAGCGGTCCGAGGAAGTTGTACAGGCTCGGATAGTCGGCCTGCCATCCCGAGCGGAACGCCGTCTGGATGGTGCGGTCGGAGATCAACGTGCGCGACTCGGCGAAGGTGGGGTACGGGTCGCCGGCTGCGTCGATTCCCAGGACGTTCTTGATGCTGTTGCACACAGCGTCAACCCATCCTTGGTGGCCTCCGTCGGCGTTGTAGGCGATCTTGAATGTGCCATCCCACGGGGCGATGGCATCGGCCTCGGCCCACAGCCTCTGCGCCTCTTCCTCGTTGAACTCGAGGACGTCGGCGTTCTCGAGCGAATCAGACCAGCCGTCGATCACCGGAGAGGTGAAATCGGAGGCAGGCGTGCGGGTTCCCTCGAAGATCACGTCGGTGATCTCCTCCCGGTTGATGGCCATTGACAGGGCCTGACGGCGAAGTTGACCTTCTTCGCCACTCCAGTGCGGCAGTCGCTCCGGAATGGTGAACGACTGGAAGATCGCCGCGGGCTGGTTCACCCAGCGGTCGCCCAGATCAGACTCGTACGTCGAGAGCGCGGCTTCCGGGATTTCGTCGACAACGTCGACGTTCCCGGCTTGCAGATCAGCGTACGAAGCATCCTGCGACGCGTAGAAGATGAACGACAGTCCGCCGTTCTTCGGCTCCCGTGGACCGTCATACCCTTCGTTGACAACCAGGTCGATCCGCTCATCGTGCTTCCACGCATCTTCACCATCGAGCATGTATGGGCCGTTACCCACTGGGTTCTGGCCGAATGCCTCAATGTCGTCGAAAGCCGACGCCGGCAGTGGGTAGAAGGCGGAGTAGCCGAGCCGAAGCGGGAAGTCCGACAGCGGCTGCGTCAGCGTGATGGTGAACTCGGTGTCGCTGACCTTCTCCAGACCAGTGAGCTCGCTGTCGACATCGAAGCTGAATCCCTCGATGGGTTCGAAGAAGAAGCTGGAGAGATGGTTGTTCGACAGTAGAGCCCCGTAGTTCCAGGCGTCGATGAAGGAGTCAGAATTAACAGGCTCACCATTGGTGAACTCGAGTCCCTCTCGAATGGTGACGGTGTAGGTCTGAGAATCCTCGGTCTCGATGGACTCGGCCACGTCGTTGTGCGTCGTCCCCTCGGCGTCGTAATAGACCAGCCCGGCGAAAATGGAGTCGAGAATCTTACCGCCACCGACCTCATTGGTGTTGGTCGGGATCAGAGGGTTCTGCGGCTCGCTGCTGTTTGTGGTGATGACCGCGGACGTGTCGGCATCGTCTGCCGATCCGCCTTCGTCTTCGGCTGCGCATCCGGTCAGGACGAGCGCTCCCGCCGCCAGCAGCGAGATCACGCCGCCGGCCTTGCGTATTCTTTTCACTTTTCCTCCCGTGCAGGGTGTGCAGCACGACGAGTCGTAGCGTCGGTGCCACGGTTTATGAGTATGACCCTAGAACTGGGGGCAACACCCGCCAAGGTAGAGACCGAAACGTTATAGACCAGAGACCAAATGCCGTTTTATAAGTGATATATATGCCGGCACTCTGAGCGGGTGCCTATCCAGCAGAGGCTGGGCGCCCGCGTACCATCGAGTCATGTCCGACGCCGATCAGCCGGAACCTGTCCCCCGTGCGACCCTCCTGGTTTTCGATGGCGACTGCGCGTTCTGCACGACATGGGTGAACCGCCTCGCCGACTGGCTGCCCGCCTTTCCCGAGTCGGTGCCGTGGCAGTGGGCGGATCTCGATGCACTCGGGCTGTCGCACGACGAGGTCACCCGGTACGTCTGGTTCGTCACCGATCACCGTCAGTTCGCCGGGCATCTCGCCGTCTCTGCGCTCCTGCGCGCTCAACCCCGGCTCGGGCTCCGGTTGCTCGGGTGGCTTCTGGCTACTCCTCCCTATTCGTGGGCGGCCGCGGTCGGCTACCACTACGTCGCCAAGTACCGTCACCGTCTACCCGGCGGCACGCCTGCCTGCCAGATGCCGGCCCCGAAGTGACCAGGAGCACCGGACTGCCGCTGACCGACACTGGATCCCGTCGACGGCTCAGCGTCGAGATCGTCATCGTGCTGCTGCTCTCGCTCGGGGCATCCGCGGTGTATTCCATCGTGGCGATCGCGTACCGGCTGACCCGCGATGTGCCGCTCTCGGACCAGACCGCGACACTCAACCAACCGCTCAGCGACCGCGAGATATTCGACCTCATCTACCAGCTGCTCGCCGTCTGCTTCGACCTGGTGCCGGTCGCGCTGGTGGTCTTCCTGCTCTGGCAGGCGGCGCCACCCCGACTGGGTCGGCTCGGTGTCGACCTGACCCGGCCGCGACGCGATCTCGGCTGGGGAGTCGGCCTGGCCCTGGCGATCGGCATTCCCGGTCTCGCCCTGTACCTGGGCGGCAAGGCGCTCGGGCTGACCACCACGGTGGTGCCCACCGCCCTCGACACCTATTGGTGGACGGTGCCGGTGTTGTTCCTCGCCGCCGTGCGAGCAGGTGTCACCGAAGAGGTGATCGCCATCGGGTACCTGTTCGCCCGGCTCCGTGACCTGGGCTGGTCAAGTTGGCAGATCGTCGTGTCCAGCGCACTGCTGCGCGGCACCTACCACCTGTACCAGGGGTTCGGCCCATTCATCGGAAACGTGCTGATGGGGCTGCTCTTCGGCTGGCTGTACCAGCGCACCGGGCGGCTGCTCCCGTTCGTCATCGCGCATGTGCTGCTGGATGCCGCGATCTTCATCGGCTATCCGTGGGCTGCCGCGACCTTCCCCGACCTGTTCGGGCTGCCCACCTAGTCGCTGATCGAGCCTGCCGAGATCCTTTCGGGGTCTCGGCAGGCTCGACCAGCGGTCAGGTTATGCGAAGGCCTCGATCGGGGGGCAGGCGCAGACCAGGTTGCGGTCGCCCCAGGCCTGGTCGATCCGGCGCACCGGCGGCCAGTATTTCCCGGTCACCGAGCGCATCCGATCGGCACCGGTGAGCGTGCTCGCCGCCGGGTAGACCGCCTCCTCGCGGGAGTAGGAATGCGTCCACTCCCCCTCGACCACGGACAGCGCCGAGTGCGGGGCGTTCACCAGCGGGTTGTCATCCGCCGGCCAGCGACCCGCGGCGACGGCATCCGCTTCAGCCTTGATCGCGATCATCGCGTCGATGAACCGTTCTATCTCGCCGAGGTCTTCGCTCTCGGTGGGCTCGATCATGAGCGTGCCCGGCACGGGGAACGACATCGTCGGCGCGTGGAAGCCGTAGTCGATCAGCCGCTTGGCGACATCGTCGTTCGAGATGCCTGTCTGCTGCTTGAGCGGACGCAAGTCGATGATGCACTCGTGAGCAACGAGGCCGTTGTCACCCGAGTACAGCACCGGATAGTGATCATCGAGCTTGGCGGCGATGTAGTTCGCCGACAGCACGGCCGCTCCGGTCGCCGCCTTGAGCCCTTCGAGCCCCATCATGCGCACGTACGCCCAGGTGATCGGCAGGATCGACGGGCTGCCATACGGCGCCGCCGACACCGGTCCGCCGCCGTGCACGTACTCGCCCTGCGCGCCGGTGGCGACGTCGAACGCGGGATGCCTGGCGGACTGCGCCATCGGATGCCCGGGCAGGAACGGCGCGAGGTGAGCCTTCGCCGCCACCGGTCCGACGCCGGGTCCGCCGCCGCCGTGCGGGATGCAGAACGTCTTGTGCAGGTTGAGGTGCGAGACATCCCCGCCGAAGTCGCCGAACCGGGCGTAGCCGAGCAACGCGTTGAGGTTGGCGCCGTCGACGTAGACCTGTCCGCCGGCTTCGTGCACGGCATCCGTGATCGCGGTGATCTCGTGCTCGTACACGCCATGCGTGGACGGGTAGGTGACCATCAGCGCGGCCAGGTCGTCGCGGTGGGCGTCGATCTTGGCGTGCAGGTCGGTGAGGTCGACGTTGCCGAAGTCGTCGGTGGCGACCGGGACGACCTTCATGCCGGCGAGCACCGCGCTGGCGGCGTTGGTGCCGTGCGCGCTGGTCGGAATGAGGCACGCCGTGCGGTGCACGTCGCCGCGCGAGCGGTGGTAGCCGCGGATCGCAAGCAGCCCGGCGAGTTCACCCTGGCTGCCGGCGTTCGGCTGCAGCGACACGGTGTCATAGCCGGTGACCTCGGCCAGCCAGCTCTCGAGGTGGCTGATCATGACCAGGTAGCCCTGCACATCCTCCGCGGGCGCGAACGGGTGGATGTCGGCGAACTCGGGCCAGGTGATGGCTTCCATCTCGGTGGCCGAGTTCAGCTTCATGGTGCAGGAGCCGAGCGGGATCATCCCGCGGTCCAGCGCGTAGTCCTTGTCGGCCAGGTACTTCAGGTAGCGCATCATGCCGGTCTCGGACCTGTGGGTGTTGAACACCGGATGCGTCAGGTACTCACTCGTCCGCAGCAGGTCGGCCGGCAGGGCGGGGTCGGGCGCGTAGGCGAACCCGGCCTGGATGCCGAACACGGCCGAGAGGTCCTGGTCGAGGTCGGTGCCGGGCATCGTGTCGAGGCTGGCCTCGTCGAAGCTGATCGAAACGGTGTCGCCGTCGACCTGGTGCAGCAGGATGTCGCGGCTGTGCGCGTCGGCGACCAGTTCGGCCGCACGGCCGGGAACGCTGACCCGCAGCGTGTCGAAGTAGCTCTCGCTCGCCAGCTCGAAGCCGGCATCCTTCAACCGAAGGGCGAAGGACACGGTGCGCTCGTGCACGCGCTCGGCGATCCGCCGCAGGCCCTGCGGGCCGTGGTAGACCGCGTACATCGACGCCATCACGGCCAGCAGCACCTGCGCGGTGCAGATGTTCGAGGTCGCCTTCTCGCGGCGGATGTGCTGCTCGCGCACCTGAAGGCTGAGCCGGTAGGCGGAGTGCCCGTCGGCGTCCTTGGAGACGCCGACCAGCCGACCGGGCAGCTGCCGTTCGAGTCCGTCGCGCACCGCCATGTAGCCGGCGTGCGGACCGCCGAAGCCCATCGGCACGCCGAATCGCTGGGTGGTGCCGACGGCGACATCCGCGCCGAGCTCGCCCGGGCTCTTCAGCAGCGTGAGGGCCAGCAGGTCGGCGGCGACGACGACGACTCCGCCCTGCTCCTTGACGGCGGCGATGACGGATGCCGGGTCCCGGACCCGCCCGGATGCGCCGGGGTACTGGATGAACGCGCCAAAGGACTCGGGGAGCTGGGCGGTCTCGGCAAGCTCGGCCAGCGGGAGTTCCACCAGCTCGATGCCGACCGCCTCGGCGCGGCTGTACAGCAGCGCCTTGGTCTGTGGCAGCGCGTCGGCGTCGATCACGAAGACGTTCGACTGGGACTTCGAGGCGCGGCGGGCGAGCAGCATCCCTTCGACGACTGCGGTGCCCTCGTCGAGCATCGATGAGTTCGCGGTGGCCAGCCCGGTCAGGTCGGCGACCATGGTCTGGAAGTTGATCAGCGCCTCAAGCCGGCCCTGCGAGATCTCCGGCTGGTAGGGCGTGTATGCGGTGTACCAGCTGGGGTTCTCGAGCACGTTGCGCTTGATCACGGCCGGGGTGATGGTGCCGTGGTAGCCGAGGCCGATCATCGATCGACGCGCCTTGTTGTATCCGGCAAGGGTGCGCAGTTCGGCGAGAGCCTCGCGCTCGGTGGCGGGCGCTGGGATGCTCGATGCCTTGGCCTCGCCGATGCGAATCGACGGCGGCACGGCTGCGCCTACGAGATCCTCGACGGTGGCGTAGCCGAGCGTGTCGAGCATGTGCCGCTGCGCGGCGGCATCCGTTCCGATGTGGCGGTCTGCGAAGTCGAGGGTCACTGGCCGATCTGCTCCGTGTACTCGTCCCGGCTGAGCAGGGAGGTGGCGTCGAGCG
The Diaminobutyricimonas sp. LJ205 genome window above contains:
- the gcvP gene encoding aminomethyl-transferring glycine dehydrogenase; this encodes MTLDFADRHIGTDAAAQRHMLDTLGYATVEDLVGAAVPPSIRIGEAKASSIPAPATEREALAELRTLAGYNKARRSMIGLGYHGTITPAVIKRNVLENPSWYTAYTPYQPEISQGRLEALINFQTMVADLTGLATANSSMLDEGTAVVEGMLLARRASKSQSNVFVIDADALPQTKALLYSRAEAVGIELVELPLAELAETAQLPESFGAFIQYPGASGRVRDPASVIAAVKEQGGVVVVAADLLALTLLKSPGELGADVAVGTTQRFGVPMGFGGPHAGYMAVRDGLERQLPGRLVGVSKDADGHSAYRLSLQVREQHIRREKATSNICTAQVLLAVMASMYAVYHGPQGLRRIAERVHERTVSFALRLKDAGFELASESYFDTLRVSVPGRAAELVADAHSRDILLHQVDGDTVSISFDEASLDTMPGTDLDQDLSAVFGIQAGFAYAPDPALPADLLRTSEYLTHPVFNTHRSETGMMRYLKYLADKDYALDRGMIPLGSCTMKLNSATEMEAITWPEFADIHPFAPAEDVQGYLVMISHLESWLAEVTGYDTVSLQPNAGSQGELAGLLAIRGYHRSRGDVHRTACLIPTSAHGTNAASAVLAGMKVVPVATDDFGNVDLTDLHAKIDAHRDDLAALMVTYPSTHGVYEHEITAITDAVHEAGGQVYVDGANLNALLGYARFGDFGGDVSHLNLHKTFCIPHGGGGPGVGPVAAKAHLAPFLPGHPMAQSARHPAFDVATGAQGEYVHGGGPVSAAPYGSPSILPITWAYVRMMGLEGLKAATGAAVLSANYIAAKLDDHYPVLYSGDNGLVAHECIIDLRPLKQQTGISNDDVAKRLIDYGFHAPTMSFPVPGTLMIEPTESEDLGEIERFIDAMIAIKAEADAVAAGRWPADDNPLVNAPHSALSVVEGEWTHSYSREEAVYPAASTLTGADRMRSVTGKYWPPVRRIDQAWGDRNLVCACPPIEAFA